In Syntrophomonas wolfei subsp. wolfei str. Goettingen G311, a single window of DNA contains:
- the purD gene encoding phosphoribosylamine--glycine ligase — protein sequence MGKKLLLIGQGGREHALAWKLAQSPEIEALYVAPGNPGIAAIAECISIGVNEIESLLEFARSQRIDLTVVGPEAPLMEGIVDRFREAGLKIFGPTTAASRLEGSKVFAKNLLKKYGIPTADYTVCERLDMAYASARTYTEQGKAVVIKADGLAAGKGVTVAANWEEASQAIDSMMKDKSFGQAGERLLVEECLLGEEVSFFAICDGKDYISLLAAQDHKRVFDNDQGPNTGGMGAYVNPPVFDQELQRQVIKNIIEPVIKAMAEEGCPYQGVLYAGLMITAEGPKVLEFNARFGDPETQVLMPMIKGDILPVLEAAASGKLGELQLEIEEGSCVAVILASAGYPGDYEKGKIIKGLDRLEPDTLVFHAGTSRKDENLVTAGGRVLAVVCRGQDMRAARDKVYQEVKKIEFDGMHYRQDIGIKAMQHEV from the coding sequence ATGGGGAAAAAGCTATTGCTTATTGGACAGGGAGGAAGAGAACATGCACTGGCCTGGAAATTGGCCCAGAGCCCGGAAATAGAAGCACTGTATGTGGCTCCGGGTAATCCCGGCATAGCCGCTATAGCAGAGTGCATTTCCATAGGAGTAAATGAAATAGAAAGCCTGCTGGAATTTGCCCGGAGCCAGCGTATAGACCTTACAGTGGTGGGGCCGGAAGCTCCGCTTATGGAGGGTATAGTAGACCGTTTCCGGGAAGCGGGCTTGAAAATATTTGGCCCTACTACTGCTGCCTCCAGGTTGGAAGGAAGCAAGGTTTTTGCCAAGAACCTGTTAAAAAAATATGGAATCCCCACGGCTGATTATACGGTATGTGAAAGATTGGATATGGCTTATGCTTCTGCCCGGACTTACACTGAGCAGGGGAAAGCAGTAGTAATAAAAGCTGATGGACTGGCAGCGGGTAAAGGGGTGACTGTAGCCGCCAACTGGGAAGAGGCCAGCCAGGCAATTGACAGCATGATGAAAGACAAGAGCTTTGGTCAGGCTGGTGAAAGACTGTTGGTGGAGGAGTGCCTGCTGGGTGAGGAAGTTAGTTTCTTTGCTATTTGCGATGGTAAGGATTATATCTCCTTGTTGGCCGCCCAGGATCATAAAAGAGTCTTTGATAATGATCAGGGCCCCAATACCGGAGGTATGGGAGCCTATGTCAACCCTCCGGTTTTTGACCAGGAACTGCAAAGGCAGGTTATTAAAAATATAATAGAACCGGTCATTAAGGCCATGGCAGAAGAAGGATGCCCCTATCAGGGGGTGCTCTACGCCGGGTTGATGATAACTGCCGAGGGGCCAAAAGTGCTGGAATTCAATGCCCGTTTCGGTGACCCGGAAACCCAGGTGTTGATGCCCATGATTAAAGGTGATATTTTGCCGGTGCTGGAGGCTGCCGCCAGTGGTAAGCTGGGTGAATTACAGCTGGAAATAGAAGAAGGCAGCTGTGTGGCGGTTATTCTGGCCTCCGCAGGCTATCCCGGAGATTATGAAAAGGGGAAAATCATTAAGGGTTTAGATAGGCTTGAGCCGGATACCCTGGTATTCCATGCCGGAACCAGCCGAAAGGATGAAAATCTCGTTACTGCTGGTGGCCGCGTTTTGGCCGTAGTCTGCCGGGGGCAGGACATGAGAGCGGCCCGGGATAAGGTTTATCAAGAGGTAAAAAAGATAGAATTTGATGGAATGCATTACCGCCAGGATATTGGCATAAAAGCAATGCAACATGAGGTATAG
- a CDS encoding tetratricopeptide repeat protein, giving the protein MKLIIRVLSRILLIAAVIAMLYFMPTREFLKTTFMLGMPFIVALAIMRKRPRYSFLWIVALLALLGIAGGYVYLLTQLPERIETRRIISEGGSLVAEGKFDKAIDEYKKLEKLGKPDKMKEKIAIVEKEKQAAAMLQEAQDLLAAGEKEKAKKLLESIPDNTRAAVQAKRLQKKL; this is encoded by the coding sequence ATGAAGCTGATAATACGAGTTTTATCCCGGATACTGTTAATAGCGGCTGTAATCGCTATGCTCTATTTCATGCCTACCCGGGAGTTTTTGAAAACAACTTTCATGCTGGGTATGCCCTTCATTGTAGCTTTGGCCATAATGAGAAAAAGACCCCGCTATTCATTCTTATGGATTGTTGCTTTGCTGGCACTATTGGGAATCGCCGGGGGTTATGTTTATTTATTGACCCAGCTCCCGGAGCGGATAGAAACCCGCCGTATCATCAGTGAGGGCGGATCTCTGGTGGCAGAAGGAAAATTCGATAAAGCTATAGATGAATACAAGAAGTTGGAAAAGCTGGGCAAGCCTGATAAAATGAAAGAAAAGATTGCCATAGTGGAGAAGGAAAAGCAGGCTGCCGCTATGCTGCAGGAAGCCCAGGATTTGCTTGCTGCAGGTGAAAAGGAAAAAGCGAAGAAACTATTAGAGTCTATTCCGGATAATACCAGGGCTGCCGTGCAGGCGAAACGATTGCAAAAAAAGCTATGA
- the hisG gene encoding ATP phosphoribosyltransferase yields the protein MYDDYLTIALSKGTLLEPTLEVFKKLKLPGEGINDKSRSMVFTYDNERVKYIMCRPTDVPTYVEQGAADLGIVGKDVIVEQARDVFEMVDLQYGYCRFVVAVPEAIKNITLKDLNYKRAATKFPVIAENFFRSQGLQVEIIKLHGNIELAPLMGLADMIVDLVSTGRTLKENRLVELIKIMDSTTRLICNRVSYRTKHQQIQPLIENMQKLSTGGSA from the coding sequence ATGTATGATGATTACCTGACCATTGCTCTGTCCAAGGGAACTCTACTAGAGCCCACCCTGGAAGTTTTTAAGAAATTAAAGCTGCCTGGTGAGGGAATTAATGATAAGAGCCGCAGCATGGTATTTACTTATGATAATGAACGGGTAAAGTATATCATGTGTCGTCCCACCGATGTGCCAACCTATGTCGAACAGGGAGCGGCCGACCTTGGTATAGTGGGCAAGGATGTAATTGTTGAACAGGCTCGGGATGTTTTTGAAATGGTAGACTTGCAATATGGATACTGCCGTTTTGTGGTAGCGGTTCCGGAAGCCATTAAAAATATAACGCTTAAAGATTTGAACTACAAGCGAGCTGCCACCAAGTTTCCGGTAATTGCGGAAAATTTTTTCCGCAGCCAGGGACTGCAGGTGGAAATTATAAAACTGCATGGCAATATAGAACTGGCACCCCTGATGGGGCTGGCCGACATGATTGTGGACCTGGTTTCTACGGGGCGAACCCTGAAAGAAAACCGGCTGGTGGAGCTTATTAAAATAATGGATTCTACCACCAGGCTGATATGCAACCGGGTGAGCTACCGCACCAAACACCAGCAGATTCAACCCCTGATTGAAAACATGCAAAAATTAAGTACAGGAGGCAGTGCTTGA
- a CDS encoding YerC/YecD family TrpR-related protein — protein sequence MTFSPGWKDQHTDFLVQALLCLQNEEDAYRLLDDLCTVSEIKAMSQRLEVARLLAGNIKYNEIAADTGASTATISRVKRCLNYGADGYRRILNNLNGEKNNEE from the coding sequence ATGACATTTTCTCCTGGCTGGAAAGACCAGCATACTGATTTCCTGGTTCAGGCTCTATTATGCCTCCAGAACGAAGAGGATGCTTATCGTCTGTTGGATGACCTCTGTACCGTTAGTGAGATAAAGGCTATGTCACAACGGCTGGAAGTAGCACGACTGCTGGCCGGGAATATCAAATACAATGAAATAGCTGCGGATACCGGAGCCAGCACAGCCACTATTAGCCGGGTAAAACGCTGCCTTAATTATGGTGCTGATGGTTACCGCAGGATATTAAATAATTTAAACGGAGAGAAGAATAATGAAGAGTAG
- the hisD gene encoding histidinol dehydrogenase encodes MNIKKFDGASEDFKRFLAASNASMKQYEDSVGEIGRQVQEKGNQAIFAFTLKFDGAKIDESNFLVSEDEIEAAYDEVDDDYIFALDQAIDNIATFHSRQLKNSWMEPDERGNILGQLYRPLERVGIYVPGGTAAYPSSVLMNAIPAQVAGVSEIAMVTPPAKDGSINPYTLVAAAELGIEEIYKMGGAQAVFALAYGTETINKVDLISGPGNIYVTIAKKMVYGDVNIDMLAGPSEILIVADKKANPAYLAADMMSQAEHDVLARSILVTDSETLIERVQEEIEKQVQELSRQDIIRQALENYGALVLVPQMDQACAVANLVAPEHLELMVEHPFDYLSRIRNAGAIFLGKDTPEPVGDYFAGPNHILPTGGTARFYSPVSVDTFMKSSSIIYYSPQGIKEDAEGIMKLAEVEGLTAHANSIRIRVKGKKKK; translated from the coding sequence ATGAATATAAAGAAATTTGACGGAGCTTCAGAGGATTTTAAGCGTTTTTTAGCCGCCAGTAATGCCAGTATGAAACAATACGAAGATAGCGTAGGAGAGATTGGCCGGCAGGTGCAAGAGAAAGGTAACCAGGCTATATTTGCCTTTACCTTAAAGTTTGATGGAGCAAAAATCGATGAAAGCAACTTCCTGGTTTCTGAAGATGAGATTGAGGCGGCTTATGATGAAGTTGATGATGATTACATATTTGCTCTGGATCAGGCTATAGATAATATCGCTACTTTTCATAGCAGGCAGTTGAAGAACTCCTGGATGGAACCAGATGAGCGCGGCAATATACTGGGACAGCTTTACCGGCCTTTGGAAAGGGTGGGTATATATGTACCCGGCGGAACTGCGGCCTACCCCTCGTCAGTACTTATGAATGCCATTCCGGCCCAGGTAGCCGGGGTAAGCGAAATAGCCATGGTGACTCCACCAGCTAAAGACGGTTCCATAAATCCCTATACTTTGGTAGCGGCAGCTGAACTGGGAATCGAGGAGATATATAAGATGGGCGGCGCCCAGGCCGTATTCGCTCTGGCCTATGGTACGGAGACTATTAATAAAGTGGACTTGATAAGCGGCCCCGGCAATATCTATGTTACTATCGCTAAAAAAATGGTTTATGGTGATGTGAACATCGATATGCTGGCTGGTCCCAGTGAAATACTGATAGTTGCTGATAAGAAAGCCAACCCGGCTTATCTGGCAGCGGATATGATGTCCCAGGCGGAACATGATGTGCTGGCTCGCAGCATACTGGTGACCGACAGTGAGACCTTGATTGAGCGGGTACAGGAGGAAATCGAGAAGCAGGTGCAGGAACTTTCCCGCCAGGATATTATTCGGCAGGCCCTGGAGAATTACGGGGCCTTGGTACTGGTTCCCCAAATGGATCAGGCCTGTGCAGTGGCTAACCTGGTGGCCCCTGAACACCTGGAATTGATGGTAGAGCATCCTTTTGATTACTTGAGCCGGATTCGCAATGCCGGGGCTATTTTCCTGGGGAAAGATACCCCGGAACCGGTGGGGGATTATTTTGCCGGCCCCAACCACATATTGCCCACCGGTGGAACCGCTCGTTTTTATTCCCCAGTCAGCGTAGACACCTTTATGAAGAGTTCCAGCATCATTTATTATTCCCCGCAAGGAATAAAGGAAGATGCCGAGGGAATAATGAAGCTGGCTGAGGTGGAAGGGCTTACTGCCCATGCCAATTCCATAAGAATAAGAGTAAAGGGAAAAAAGAAAAAATAG
- the purM gene encoding phosphoribosylformylglycinamidine cyclo-ligase encodes MDKPGLSYKEAGVDIDAANRSVEMIKKWVGQTIRPEVLSGIGSFGGFFALDLQKYQEPVLVSGTDGVGTKLRIAQMMGVHDSVGIDLVAMCVNDILAHGAEPLFFLDYIAIGKLDPVLVELLVKGVSQGCLQAGCSLIGGETAEMPGFYREKEYDLAGFAVGAVERSRLINGSSIADGDLLIALPSSGLHSNGYSLARKVLLEKAGIKLEENIAELGHSLGEELLCPTRIYVPAILALLEACEVKGLAHITGGGIVENLQRIMPSGLGAVIDSQAIEIKPVFKLIEKLGQVDKSEMFRTFNMGIGYIIVVSPLYHDKALKCLRDKGEKPILIGRVEKDREKVSIQ; translated from the coding sequence ATGGATAAGCCGGGCTTGAGTTATAAGGAAGCGGGTGTGGATATAGATGCCGCCAACCGCTCGGTGGAAATGATAAAAAAGTGGGTAGGACAGACAATAAGACCGGAAGTGTTGTCAGGGATAGGGTCCTTTGGCGGTTTTTTCGCTCTGGATTTACAGAAGTACCAGGAACCGGTATTGGTTTCCGGTACTGATGGAGTAGGCACCAAACTGAGGATTGCTCAAATGATGGGGGTACATGACAGCGTGGGGATTGACCTGGTGGCCATGTGTGTAAATGACATACTGGCTCACGGGGCTGAACCCCTATTTTTTTTGGATTATATCGCTATTGGAAAGCTTGACCCCGTATTGGTGGAGCTATTGGTAAAGGGAGTCAGCCAGGGCTGCCTGCAAGCTGGTTGTTCTCTCATTGGTGGAGAAACCGCGGAAATGCCTGGTTTTTACCGGGAGAAAGAATATGATTTAGCTGGATTTGCGGTAGGAGCAGTAGAACGTTCCCGGCTTATTAACGGGAGCTCTATTGCGGATGGAGATCTCTTGATAGCTTTGCCTTCTTCCGGACTGCATTCCAACGGTTATTCGCTGGCGCGCAAGGTTTTACTGGAAAAGGCCGGGATTAAGTTGGAAGAAAACATTGCCGAACTGGGACATAGCCTGGGTGAGGAATTGCTCTGCCCCACCCGTATATATGTGCCGGCTATACTTGCGCTGCTGGAAGCATGTGAGGTAAAAGGCTTGGCTCACATAACTGGAGGGGGAATAGTAGAAAACCTGCAGAGAATTATGCCCTCTGGCCTGGGGGCGGTAATCGACAGTCAGGCCATAGAGATCAAACCGGTATTCAAGTTGATTGAAAAACTGGGTCAGGTTGATAAATCCGAAATGTTTCGGACTTTCAATATGGGTATAGGATACATAATCGTCGTATCGCCGCTTTATCATGATAAAGCTTTAAAGTGCTTGCGTGATAAAGGAGAAAAGCCTATACTTATAGGCAGGGTGGAGAAAGACAGGGAGAAGGTAAGTATTCAATGA
- the purH gene encoding bifunctional phosphoribosylaminoimidazolecarboxamide formyltransferase/IMP cyclohydrolase — protein MKRALISVSNKEGLLDFARGLEKLGYEIISTGGTYNTIKEAGIKVKKVADITGFPEILDGRVKTLHPKIHGGILARRIPEHLQQLQENDIGPIDIVAVNLYPFRETISRPGVSLEEAIENIDIGGPAMVRAAAKNYQDVAVVVKPEFYQALLEALEKPGGISPEFRLKLALEAFSHTAAYDAMISSYLSRVSNSDLNQNLILAGEKVYDLRYGENPHQKASFYRFMTPGLGLPDARQLNGKELSYNNIIDTQAAWELVREFDEPACVIIKHTNPCGTAVAATLEEAFDRAFAADPLSAFGGIIALNRPVDGATAQKAAEPFMEVIIAPAYTPEALESLQAKKNLRVLELPLEVAGGLQIRTVAGGFVVQESDRDKLDMDKVQVVTQKEPTVEQLKELAFARKVVKHIKSNAIVVARDGMTLGVGAGQMNRVGSARIALESAGEKARGAVMASDAFFPFKDTVELAAQYGITAIIQPGGSVRDQESIDECDKHGIAMVFTGIRHFKH, from the coding sequence ATGAAGAGAGCATTGATTAGTGTATCCAATAAAGAAGGTTTGCTGGATTTTGCCCGGGGACTGGAGAAGCTGGGCTATGAAATTATTTCTACGGGTGGAACCTACAATACTATCAAGGAAGCCGGGATTAAGGTCAAGAAGGTAGCAGATATAACCGGTTTTCCGGAAATCCTGGATGGCCGGGTTAAGACTCTGCATCCCAAAATCCATGGAGGAATTTTGGCCCGCCGGATACCGGAACACCTCCAGCAATTGCAGGAGAATGATATCGGCCCGATTGACATAGTGGCAGTAAACCTCTATCCCTTCCGGGAAACCATCAGCCGGCCCGGAGTAAGCCTGGAAGAAGCCATAGAGAACATTGATATCGGGGGACCGGCCATGGTAAGAGCTGCCGCCAAGAATTATCAGGATGTTGCGGTTGTGGTAAAACCAGAATTCTACCAAGCGCTGCTGGAGGCCCTGGAAAAACCAGGAGGAATAAGCCCGGAATTCCGCTTGAAACTGGCTTTGGAAGCTTTCAGCCATACTGCGGCTTACGATGCCATGATTTCTTCCTACCTTTCTCGCGTAAGCAACAGCGACTTAAACCAGAACCTGATTCTGGCCGGGGAAAAGGTTTATGACCTGCGCTATGGTGAGAACCCCCATCAGAAAGCTTCCTTTTACCGCTTTATGACCCCGGGGTTGGGATTGCCTGATGCCCGGCAATTGAATGGCAAGGAACTCTCCTATAATAACATAATTGATACCCAGGCAGCCTGGGAACTGGTACGGGAATTTGATGAACCGGCCTGTGTTATCATTAAACACACCAACCCCTGTGGAACGGCGGTAGCCGCAACCCTGGAGGAAGCGTTCGACCGGGCCTTTGCCGCTGACCCGTTGTCCGCCTTTGGCGGCATTATTGCCCTGAACCGCCCGGTTGACGGGGCTACGGCCCAAAAAGCGGCTGAGCCTTTTATGGAAGTTATCATCGCCCCAGCTTATACCCCCGAGGCTTTGGAAAGCCTTCAGGCCAAGAAGAACCTGCGGGTATTGGAACTTCCGCTGGAAGTCGCCGGGGGGTTGCAGATAAGAACTGTAGCCGGTGGTTTCGTAGTTCAGGAAAGTGACCGGGATAAGCTGGATATGGATAAAGTGCAGGTAGTTACCCAGAAAGAACCTACTGTCGAGCAATTAAAGGAACTGGCCTTTGCCCGCAAGGTGGTCAAACATATAAAGTCCAATGCGATTGTCGTAGCCCGGGATGGGATGACTTTGGGTGTTGGTGCCGGGCAAATGAACCGGGTGGGTTCAGCCCGTATTGCTCTGGAAAGCGCTGGAGAAAAGGCCCGGGGGGCTGTGATGGCTTCCGATGCTTTCTTCCCCTTTAAAGATACGGTGGAATTGGCGGCCCAGTATGGGATTACCGCCATAATTCAACCGGGTGGCTCGGTAAGAGATCAGGAGAGCATAGATGAATGCGATAAACACGGTATTGCCATGGTCTTTACCGGTATAAGGCATTTTAAACATTGA
- the hisZ gene encoding ATP phosphoribosyltransferase regulatory subunit — MKSRKISRGLRDLLPPELKVRRFMEEKAAALFASYAYEEVMTPTFEYLEVVEMGTGGNIREELFLFMDREGGILSLRPEMTTGIARLAATHLRDAVFPQRLYYLSNSFRYVQPHLAQYREFWQAGIELLGAEGVRADAEVITIAVKALQEMGLDNFKISLNQIAIFNSLLDDSGLNREEKDCIRSLVENKDLVELSRVLESLDIDDELKETIAILPVLHGGIEVLKRLPYVEKNQRALAAVQELREVYETLQLCGVIDHIVVDMGVLRGLDYYTGTVFEGYSPELGYGLLGGGRYDHLLGKFGFPCPATGFALGMDRLALLLKHPALQKAPRYLVGGKDFAAVIARAEELRKQGFAVEIDVEGKSRQELERKLEGRENCITGGLIYV, encoded by the coding sequence ATGAAGAGTAGAAAGATTTCGCGGGGCCTGCGTGACCTCTTACCCCCCGAGCTAAAAGTCCGCCGTTTTATGGAAGAAAAGGCAGCGGCACTTTTTGCCAGCTATGCTTATGAGGAGGTTATGACTCCCACCTTTGAATATCTCGAAGTAGTGGAAATGGGAACCGGAGGGAATATAAGGGAAGAGCTCTTCCTCTTTATGGACAGGGAAGGAGGCATTCTCTCCCTGCGCCCGGAGATGACCACGGGGATTGCCCGTTTGGCTGCTACCCATCTGCGGGATGCGGTTTTCCCGCAGAGACTATATTATCTCAGCAACTCTTTTCGCTATGTCCAGCCTCACCTGGCCCAATACCGTGAGTTCTGGCAGGCCGGCATTGAATTGCTGGGTGCTGAGGGAGTACGGGCTGATGCTGAGGTGATTACTATTGCGGTCAAAGCGCTACAAGAGATGGGTTTGGATAATTTCAAAATAAGCCTCAATCAAATAGCCATTTTTAATAGTCTTTTGGATGATAGCGGTTTAAACCGGGAAGAGAAAGACTGTATCAGGAGCCTGGTGGAAAATAAAGATTTGGTGGAATTATCCCGGGTTCTGGAATCCCTGGACATTGATGATGAACTCAAAGAAACTATTGCCATACTCCCTGTATTGCATGGGGGGATTGAAGTTCTAAAACGCTTGCCTTATGTGGAAAAAAACCAGCGGGCCCTGGCGGCAGTACAGGAACTGCGTGAAGTATATGAAACCTTGCAGCTTTGCGGGGTGATTGATCATATAGTAGTGGACATGGGAGTTCTGCGCGGGCTGGATTATTATACGGGTACTGTTTTTGAAGGTTATTCCCCGGAGCTGGGATACGGCCTGTTGGGTGGCGGCCGTTATGACCACTTGCTGGGCAAATTTGGCTTTCCCTGTCCAGCCACAGGATTTGCCCTGGGAATGGACCGTTTGGCTTTGCTTTTGAAGCACCCGGCTTTGCAAAAAGCCCCTCGATACCTGGTAGGGGGAAAAGATTTCGCGGCGGTAATAGCGCGGGCAGAAGAACTTAGGAAGCAGGGCTTTGCCGTAGAAATAGATGTAGAAGGAAAGAGCCGGCAGGAGCTGGAAAGAAAGCTGGAAGGAAGGGAAAACTGTATAACTGGAGGATTAATCTATGTATGA
- a CDS encoding HD domain-containing protein yields the protein MVTLEVVKNSPMVEQYMQIGNAYIGNIGAIEHDLHHAEQTSQLCSEILGKLHFPAREAELAAIAGFLHDIGNLVNRYGHGMSGAIMAFYLLLDLEMDTEEIATIMGAIGNHEEQAQGKSINNVAAALILADKSDVHRSRVRKTEMSTFTPRDRVNYAVTGSRLVVAPEEKTIRMEIDIDNEVCSVMEYFEIFLTKMLMSRRAAEYLGCRFELLINNNRLL from the coding sequence ATGGTAACACTGGAAGTGGTAAAGAACAGTCCCATGGTGGAACAGTATATGCAAATAGGTAATGCCTATATTGGTAATATTGGAGCCATAGAACATGACCTGCACCATGCCGAGCAAACTTCGCAGCTTTGTTCAGAAATTTTGGGAAAACTGCACTTTCCTGCACGAGAAGCCGAGCTGGCTGCTATTGCTGGTTTTTTACATGACATCGGCAATCTGGTTAATCGATATGGGCATGGTATGTCTGGGGCCATTATGGCGTTTTATCTTTTGCTGGACTTGGAAATGGATACAGAGGAAATAGCGACGATTATGGGAGCCATAGGTAATCATGAAGAACAGGCTCAGGGCAAGAGTATCAATAATGTAGCAGCGGCCCTGATTTTGGCTGATAAGTCCGATGTACACCGCTCCCGGGTGCGAAAAACCGAGATGTCAACTTTCACTCCACGCGATAGGGTTAATTATGCAGTTACTGGTTCCCGGCTGGTGGTTGCACCGGAGGAAAAGACTATAAGGATGGAAATTGATATTGATAACGAAGTATGTTCAGTAATGGAGTATTTTGAGATATTTTTGACCAAGATGCTTATGTCCCGGCGAGCTGCCGAGTATTTGGGCTGCCGATTCGAACTCTTGATTAACAACAACCGGCTATTGTAA
- the purN gene encoding phosphoribosylglycinamide formyltransferase codes for MIRVREAGRISLAVLASGRGSNFDALCQAVERGQLDADIKLLLSDRRDAPALEKAARRGIESFFLSPADFTSRDNYEVCLLQKLREHGVEIIALAGYMRLVGKVLLQEYKGKIINIHPALLPSFPGLNAQSQALNYGVRFSGCTVHIVDEGMDTGPILMQAVVPVYQDDDEDSLAARILVEEHQIYWRSLQLLAEGRVFLDGRRVVIADKQGG; via the coding sequence ATGATTAGAGTAAGGGAAGCCGGGCGTATCAGCCTGGCGGTTCTGGCCTCCGGGCGGGGAAGTAATTTTGATGCCCTCTGCCAGGCAGTGGAAAGAGGCCAGTTGGATGCTGATATCAAGCTCTTGCTCAGTGACCGCAGGGATGCTCCCGCTTTGGAAAAGGCGGCCCGCCGGGGGATAGAATCGTTTTTTCTTTCCCCAGCAGATTTTACTAGTCGTGATAATTATGAGGTTTGCCTCTTGCAAAAACTCCGGGAACACGGGGTGGAAATCATAGCTCTGGCCGGCTATATGCGCCTGGTAGGAAAAGTGCTTTTACAAGAATATAAAGGGAAGATAATAAATATTCATCCGGCGCTTTTGCCATCTTTTCCTGGCTTGAATGCCCAGAGCCAGGCCTTAAACTATGGAGTCAGATTCAGCGGTTGCACTGTACATATAGTTGATGAAGGCATGGATACCGGGCCGATATTAATGCAGGCCGTGGTTCCGGTTTACCAGGATGACGATGAGGACAGCCTGGCGGCGAGGATACTGGTGGAAGAACATCAGATTTACTGGCGTTCTCTACAGCTATTGGCCGAGGGACGCGTTTTTTTGGATGGTCGCCGGGTCGTAATAGCCGATAAACAAGGAGGTTAG
- the hisB gene encoding imidazoleglycerol-phosphate dehydratase HisB — MDNNRIGEVQRKTSETEVLLQVELDGTGNHQIDTEIPFLNHMLTLFSFHSLCNLRVTARGDVEVDDHHSVEDIAICLGQALKMALGDKRGITRYGEATVPMDESLARVVLDLSGRSYLVYNVPMEREMIGNFATENVREFFQAVAANAGINIHIDLLRGSNTHHIIEAVFKAFARALKDAIEIEPRMEGIWSSKRVL, encoded by the coding sequence TTGGACAATAACAGAATAGGAGAAGTACAGAGAAAAACCAGTGAAACTGAGGTATTACTGCAGGTCGAATTAGATGGTACCGGAAATCACCAGATTGATACGGAAATTCCGTTTCTCAATCATATGCTTACCCTTTTTTCATTTCACAGCTTATGCAACTTGAGGGTCACGGCCCGGGGAGATGTGGAGGTAGATGATCACCATTCGGTGGAAGACATCGCTATCTGTCTGGGTCAGGCCTTGAAAATGGCCCTGGGCGATAAGAGGGGCATAACCCGCTACGGGGAAGCAACTGTCCCTATGGATGAATCCCTGGCCCGGGTGGTACTTGATCTCTCAGGCCGCTCTTACCTGGTCTATAATGTGCCGATGGAACGGGAAATGATAGGCAATTTCGCTACGGAAAATGTGCGGGAGTTTTTCCAGGCCGTGGCCGCTAATGCTGGGATTAATATCCATATTGATCTCTTACGGGGTTCAAACACTCATCATATAATTGAAGCGGTTTTTAAGGCTTTTGCCCGGGCCTTAAAGGATGCAATCGAAATAGAGCCACGCATGGAAGGAATATGGTCCTCCAAGAGGGTTCTCTAA